The genome window GAAGGCGCGATCCGAATTCGCACGGGCGAGACCGGCGCGGACGCCATCTAGCACTGAGCCCCCGCCCCATGAGCTTTCTCGCCAACATCTTCAGACGCTCCGCCGCGCCCAACGCGAAAACAACGAAACAGCAAGATCAGCAAAGAGAGGCATCGAACCACATGACAACGGCCAAGGACGTTCTTAAGCAGATCAAGGATAACGACGTGAAATACGTCGATTTCCGGTTCACCGACCCGCGCGGCAAGTGGCAGCATGTGACGTTCGACGTTTCGATTGTCGATGAAGAAGCTCTGACCGAAGGCATCATGTTCGACGGTTCGTCGATCGCCGGCTGGAAAGCGATCAACGAATCGGACATGACGCTCCTTCCGGATCTGAATTCCATCGCCATGGACCCCTTCTTTGCGGCGTCGACGCTCTCCGTCGTCTGCGACGTCGTCGAGCCCTCGACCGGCCAGCCCTACAACCGCGACCCGCGCGGCATGGCGAAGAAGGCGATGGAGCATCTGAAATCGACCGGCGTCGGCGACACGGCGTTTTTCGGTCCTGAGGCCGAATTCTTCGTCTTTGACGACGTGCGCTTTTCGACCGAGCCCTACGACACGGGCTTCACGCTCGACTCGACCGAGCTGCCCTCCAATAGCGGCACGGCCTATGAAGGCGGCAATCTCGGCCACCGCGTGCGCACCAAAGGCGGCTACTTCCCGGTGCCGCCGGTCGACGCCGGACAGGACATGCGCAGCGAGATGCTCGCCGCCATGGCGGCCATGGGCGTCAAGGTCGAGAAGCACCATCACGAGGTCGCCTCCGCCCAGCACGAACTCGGTCTGAAGTTCGAGACGCTCGTCACGGTCGCCGACCACCTGCAGATCTATAAGTACGCGATCCATCAGGTGGCGCATTCCTACGGCAAGTCGGCGACGTTCATGCCGAAGCCGGTGTATGGCGACAATGGTTCGGGCATGCATGTCCATCAGTCGATCTGGAAGGACGGCAAGCCGGTCTTCGCGGGCGACAAATACGCCGGCCTCTCTCAGGAGTGCCTGTGGTACATCGGCGGCATCATCAAGCATGCGAAGTCGCTGAACGCCTTCACCAACCCGTCCACCAACTCGTATAAGCGTCTGGTTCCGGGCTATGAGGCGCCGGTGCTGCTCGCTTATTCGTCGCGCAACCGCTCGGCGTCGTGCCGCATCCCCTTCAGCTCCAGCCCGAAGGCGAAGCGCGTCGAGGTTCGTTTCCCCGATCCGACGGCGAATCCCTATCTGGCCTTCGCCGCCATGCTGATGGCGGGCCTCGACGGCATCGCCAACAAGATCGATCCGGGCGGACCGGCCGACAAGGATCTCTACGATCTGCCGCCTGAAGAGTTGAAGGCCATCCCGACGGTGTGCGGCAGCCTGCGCGAAGCGCTCGAGAATCTCAAAGCCGACCACGCCTATCTGACGGCCGGCGGCGTCTTCAACGAGGACTTCATCAACTCCTACATCGACCTCAAGATGCAGGACGTGATGCGCTTCGAAATGACGCCGCATCCGGTCGAATTCGACATGTATTACAGCTACTAAAGAACAGACGCGGCCGCGCCTTCGCGCAGCCGCCGATCACGTCAGACCGGAAGGCGACGCCTCGCCTTCCGGTTTTTTTTGCGCTTTTTTTGCGCTGCGCATTGCGCGGCCACGCCGTCGCACAAGCGTCATGCGCCTGTCATTTCGGCGAGCGAAATTGCGGCGAAAGCAAGAACGACTCACCGAATTCCGCCTAGAGGGCGATTCCCCAGCCGTTCCACGTCGATCGCGAGCTTGCCGCGGAGAGGTGGCTTCGGCCGCAATTATTTGATGCAACGGAGTAAAGCCATGAAACTGCGAGCCCTCTCCGCCGCCGTCGCGGCTTTCGTGGTTATGGCCGCCGGGGCCGTCGCGCTCGATCTGGAGCTTTCTCCGTACAAGCGCATCGGCGCGCTGTCGGGAAATTTGAAGTCTGTCGGCTCCGACACCATGCTTCACGAAATGGAGCTCTGGGCCGAGGGCTTCCAGTCGATATACCCGAATGTGAAGATCGACATTGAAGGCAAGGGATCCAACACGGCGCCGCCGGCGCTCCTTTCGGGAGAGTCCCAGCTTGGGCCGATGTCGCGGCAGATGAACCCCGACGAAATCGGAGCCTTCCAAGCGAAATTCGGCTACAAGCCAACGGCGGTTCTGGTCGCGATCGACGCCCTCGCGATTTATGTCCATAAGGACAATCCGCTCAAATGCATCAGCATGGAGCAGATGGAGCGGGTTTTTGCGGCCGATCCGAAAAGCGGCGGCGGAAAAAGCATCCGCACCTGGGGCGAACTTGGCTTGACCGGCGAGTGGGCGGCCAAGCCAATCGCCATGTATAGCCGCAACACGCTTTCCGGCACGTACAAATTCTTCAAACAGCATGTCTTGAGCGGCGCCGATTTCAAGGACGACATCAAGATGCAGGTCGGATCGGAAGCCGTCGTGAGCGCCGTCGGCGCCGACAAATATGCGATGGGCTATTCCGGCATAGGCTACAAGACCGCCGAGGTTCGCGCGGTTCCACTGTCGTCGGGCAAGAGCTGCTATGACGCCTCCTTCGACAACACCTATTCGCGAAAATATCCGCTGGCGCGAGGTCTCTACATCTACCTGTTGAAAGATCCCAAGAAGCCGATCGACACGCTGAGCGGCGAATTCGTCACATATGTGCTTTCGAGAGATGGCCAGACCCAGGCGAAAAAAGGCGGCTACTATCCGATCACCCGCAATATTCGCGAGCACGAGCTGACGCGCCTCGGCCTCCTCGCATCGGCGAATTGACCGCGCGCAGAGTTGAACGCGCGGCCCGCTTACTGACAAATGCGGTAGTCGTCATTCGATCCATGGCGCGCGATGTCGAAATGCAGATGGCTTGCGTGATAGGGATCTGACCCAGGGCCAAGGACCGTGGTGAACCAGCCGCACGCCGCCCTTCTCAGCGTCTTGACGTAAGCTGTCGATTGAGGATCCGGCTGAGCGTCGACGCCGACTGTTCGACCGTTCGAG of Methylocystis sp. SC2 contains these proteins:
- the glnA gene encoding type I glutamate--ammonia ligase — protein: MTTAKDVLKQIKDNDVKYVDFRFTDPRGKWQHVTFDVSIVDEEALTEGIMFDGSSIAGWKAINESDMTLLPDLNSIAMDPFFAASTLSVVCDVVEPSTGQPYNRDPRGMAKKAMEHLKSTGVGDTAFFGPEAEFFVFDDVRFSTEPYDTGFTLDSTELPSNSGTAYEGGNLGHRVRTKGGYFPVPPVDAGQDMRSEMLAAMAAMGVKVEKHHHEVASAQHELGLKFETLVTVADHLQIYKYAIHQVAHSYGKSATFMPKPVYGDNGSGMHVHQSIWKDGKPVFAGDKYAGLSQECLWYIGGIIKHAKSLNAFTNPSTNSYKRLVPGYEAPVLLAYSSRNRSASCRIPFSSSPKAKRVEVRFPDPTANPYLAFAAMLMAGLDGIANKIDPGGPADKDLYDLPPEELKAIPTVCGSLREALENLKADHAYLTAGGVFNEDFINSYIDLKMQDVMRFEMTPHPVEFDMYYSY
- a CDS encoding PstS family phosphate ABC transporter substrate-binding protein, producing the protein MKLRALSAAVAAFVVMAAGAVALDLELSPYKRIGALSGNLKSVGSDTMLHEMELWAEGFQSIYPNVKIDIEGKGSNTAPPALLSGESQLGPMSRQMNPDEIGAFQAKFGYKPTAVLVAIDALAIYVHKDNPLKCISMEQMERVFAADPKSGGGKSIRTWGELGLTGEWAAKPIAMYSRNTLSGTYKFFKQHVLSGADFKDDIKMQVGSEAVVSAVGADKYAMGYSGIGYKTAEVRAVPLSSGKSCYDASFDNTYSRKYPLARGLYIYLLKDPKKPIDTLSGEFVTYVLSRDGQTQAKKGGYYPITRNIREHELTRLGLLASAN